The Streptomyces tendae genome has a window encoding:
- a CDS encoding C40 family peptidase, with product MGSHRRTAPSSGSDRSTVLALGLLSAAATALGAVPATAAPQEDTRAEVDRLYEEAEKATEAYNAAGERADTLRREIADLQDVVARKQQRVNTMRESLGSLAGSQYRSGGLEPTLALLLSDDPEDYLEKASALDRIGVHQSAELKKLRGTLRSLAQDRAEASGRLGALERSRKAAATHKRTVESKLAEARRLLGSLPAGERAAWDRASRSARADLLGPGGAPASGRAAAAVAAARSALGKPYVWGANGPSGFDCSGLTQWAYAQAGVALPRTSQAQRYAGRQVPLSEARPGDLVLYRADASHVGMYMGNGQVIHAPYPGAPVRYDPVGMMPVSSVTRV from the coding sequence GTGGGGTCCCATCGTCGTACCGCACCGTCTTCAGGATCCGACCGGAGCACCGTCCTCGCCCTCGGCCTGCTCTCCGCGGCGGCCACCGCGCTCGGCGCGGTGCCGGCCACGGCCGCGCCGCAGGAGGACACCCGGGCCGAGGTCGACCGCCTCTACGAGGAGGCGGAGAAGGCCACCGAGGCGTACAACGCGGCCGGGGAGCGGGCCGACACCCTGCGCCGGGAGATCGCCGACCTCCAGGACGTGGTCGCCCGCAAGCAGCAGCGCGTCAACACCATGCGGGAGTCGCTGGGTTCGCTCGCCGGCTCCCAGTACCGCTCCGGCGGGCTGGAGCCCACCCTGGCCCTGCTGCTCTCCGACGACCCGGAGGACTACCTCGAGAAAGCCTCCGCGCTCGACCGGATCGGTGTCCACCAGAGCGCCGAACTGAAGAAGCTCCGCGGCACGTTGCGCTCCCTCGCCCAGGACCGCGCCGAGGCGTCCGGGCGGCTCGGCGCGCTGGAGCGCAGCCGCAAGGCCGCCGCCACCCACAAGCGGACCGTGGAGAGCAAGCTCGCCGAGGCCCGCCGGCTGCTGGGCTCCCTCCCGGCCGGCGAACGCGCCGCCTGGGACCGGGCCTCCCGCTCCGCCCGCGCCGACCTGCTCGGCCCCGGCGGCGCCCCCGCCTCGGGCCGCGCGGCCGCCGCCGTCGCCGCCGCCCGCTCCGCCCTCGGCAAGCCGTACGTATGGGGCGCCAACGGCCCCTCCGGCTTCGACTGTTCCGGACTGACCCAGTGGGCGTACGCCCAGGCCGGGGTCGCGCTGCCGCGCACCTCGCAGGCCCAGCGGTACGCCGGACGGCAGGTCCCGCTGTCCGAGGCCCGCCCCGGCGACCTGGTCCTCTACCGCGCCGACGCCTCCCACGTGGGGATGTACATGGGCAACGGCCAGGTGATCCACGCGCCCTACCCGGGCGCCCCCGTGCGCTACGACCCGGTGGGCATGATGCCGGTCTCGTCGGTCACCAGGGTCTGA
- a CDS encoding C40 family peptidase: protein MASHRRPKQPSRARVTVLTTAAAAAVVMSSQAANAAPSEKPSKDEVKAKVDKLYEQAEQATEKYNGAKEKQEKLQKEISTLQDNVAKGQQELNDLRDGLGSMASAQYRSGGIDPSVQLFLSADPDDYLDKASTLDQLSAQQVEGLKKIQEKQRELAQQRSEAAEKLKDLSSTRAELGKKKKEVQGKLASAQKLLNSLTAAEKAQLADEQSRATRASERDALSVNVPPGSGRAAAAFAAAQSKLGTPYVYGATGPSSFDCSGLTSWAYAQAGVGIPRTSEAQTGAGTKIYSVDQLKVGDLVFFFNDLHHVGLYAGNGQIIHAPRTGTVVRYESMNTIGGPFMFGVRV, encoded by the coding sequence GTGGCGTCCCACCGTCGTCCCAAGCAGCCGAGCCGCGCACGCGTGACTGTGCTCACCACTGCCGCCGCTGCCGCCGTCGTCATGAGCTCGCAGGCTGCCAACGCCGCCCCGAGCGAGAAGCCGAGCAAGGACGAGGTCAAGGCCAAGGTCGACAAGCTCTACGAGCAGGCCGAGCAGGCCACCGAGAAGTACAACGGCGCCAAGGAGAAGCAGGAGAAGCTCCAGAAGGAGATCTCCACCCTCCAGGACAACGTCGCGAAGGGGCAGCAGGAGCTCAACGACCTGCGCGACGGCCTGGGTTCGATGGCCAGCGCCCAGTACCGCAGCGGCGGCATAGACCCGTCGGTGCAGCTGTTCCTCTCCGCCGACCCGGACGACTACCTCGACAAGGCGTCCACGCTCGACCAGTTGAGCGCCCAGCAGGTCGAGGGTCTGAAGAAGATCCAGGAGAAGCAGCGCGAGCTCGCCCAGCAGCGCTCCGAGGCCGCCGAGAAGCTCAAGGACCTCTCCTCCACCCGCGCCGAACTGGGCAAGAAGAAGAAGGAAGTCCAGGGCAAGCTCGCCAGCGCGCAGAAGCTGCTCAACAGCCTCACCGCCGCGGAGAAGGCACAGCTCGCCGACGAGCAGAGCCGCGCCACCCGCGCCAGCGAGCGCGACGCCCTCTCGGTCAACGTCCCGCCCGGCTCCGGCCGCGCCGCCGCCGCCTTCGCCGCCGCGCAGAGCAAGCTGGGCACCCCCTACGTCTACGGCGCCACCGGCCCGTCCTCCTTCGACTGCTCGGGCCTGACCTCTTGGGCGTACGCGCAGGCGGGCGTCGGCATCCCGCGCACCTCCGAGGCGCAGACCGGCGCCGGCACCAAGATCTACTCGGTGGACCAGCTCAAGGTCGGCGACCTGGTGTTCTTCTTCAACGACCTGCACCACGTGGGCCTCTACGCGGGCAACGGCCAGATCATCCACGCCCCCCGCACCGGCACCGTCGTGCGCTACGAGTCGATGAACACCATCGGCGGCCCCTTCATGTTCGGCGTGCGCGTCTGA
- a CDS encoding NYN domain-containing protein, with amino-acid sequence MVETTGGGPQDGAAEVLDRPLPDGVRRRVVQIVADGFGGLTVAELPAQLRQYARFTPSRRAKFAGNAMAAALETDPLFRQRIGEKLREAQPELTGALDSGSPPPAADPLDVAAAAYVLRPAGWVKLVTAAGEEAQRADAERADEETRAELERLRAELDRARDHTRSETERLRVELDAAKKETESLHRKLRSALADVKRGEAAVRKLRGEMEAVRAEGHAQVSAAESESRRLKARLGETEAALEAARRAAREGRSVEDMRVRLLLDTVLDAAQGLRRELALPPVSVRPAETVDAVEPGRMTPKDIAARALSEDDPAIVDQLLALPQAHLVVDGYNVTKTGYPQMPLEKQRLRLLGQLAQLAAQTGAEVTCVFDGAELAAPVLLAPPRGVRVLFSKPGVTADELIRQLVRAEPPGRPVIVASTDREVADGVARAGARPVASAVLLKRLS; translated from the coding sequence ATGGTGGAGACCACGGGCGGGGGGCCGCAGGACGGCGCCGCCGAGGTGCTCGACCGCCCGCTGCCCGACGGAGTGCGCCGCCGGGTCGTCCAGATCGTCGCGGACGGCTTCGGCGGGCTCACGGTCGCCGAGCTGCCCGCGCAGCTGCGGCAGTACGCGCGGTTCACCCCGAGCCGCCGCGCCAAGTTCGCCGGGAACGCCATGGCGGCGGCGCTGGAGACCGACCCGCTGTTCCGGCAGCGCATCGGGGAGAAGCTCAGAGAGGCCCAGCCGGAACTGACCGGCGCCCTGGACTCCGGCTCCCCGCCCCCGGCCGCGGACCCGCTCGATGTGGCGGCCGCGGCCTATGTGCTCCGCCCGGCCGGCTGGGTCAAGCTGGTCACCGCCGCCGGCGAGGAGGCCCAGCGCGCCGACGCCGAGCGCGCCGACGAGGAGACCCGCGCCGAGCTGGAGCGGCTGCGCGCCGAACTGGACCGGGCCCGTGACCACACCAGGTCCGAGACCGAGCGGCTGCGCGTCGAGCTGGACGCGGCGAAGAAGGAGACCGAGTCGCTCCACCGCAAGCTGCGCTCCGCCCTCGCGGACGTCAAGCGCGGCGAGGCCGCCGTGCGCAAGCTGCGGGGCGAGATGGAGGCCGTACGCGCCGAGGGGCATGCCCAGGTGTCGGCCGCCGAGAGCGAGAGCCGGCGCCTCAAGGCCCGGCTGGGGGAGACCGAGGCGGCCCTGGAGGCCGCCCGCCGGGCCGCCCGCGAGGGCCGCAGCGTCGAGGACATGCGGGTACGGCTGCTGCTCGACACCGTGCTGGACGCCGCCCAGGGACTGCGGCGCGAACTGGCGCTGCCTCCCGTGTCGGTGCGGCCCGCGGAGACCGTGGACGCCGTGGAACCGGGCCGGATGACCCCGAAGGACATCGCCGCCCGCGCGCTGTCCGAGGACGACCCCGCCATCGTCGACCAGTTGCTGGCGCTGCCGCAGGCGCATCTGGTCGTCGACGGCTACAACGTCACCAAGACCGGCTATCCCCAGATGCCGCTGGAGAAGCAGCGGTTGCGCCTGCTGGGGCAGCTGGCACAGCTCGCCGCGCAGACCGGCGCCGAGGTCACCTGTGTCTTCGACGGCGCCGAACTCGCCGCGCCGGTCCTGCTGGCCCCGCCGCGTGGGGTGCGGGTGCTGTTCTCCAAGCCGGGCGTCACCGCGGACGAGCTCATCCGCCAGCTGGTGCGCGCCGAGCCTCCGGGGCGCCCGGTCATCGTCGCCTCCACCGACCGCGAGGTCGCCGACGGGGTCGCACGCGCCGGCGCGCGCCCCGTCGCGTCCGCCGTGCTCCTCAAAAGGCTTTCCTAA
- a CDS encoding rhomboid family intramembrane serine protease: MIRNWAATAAGAIRTTPAPVTRTLIVLCCLVFLVGPASGLHPAHGSGDELLAAQRAYFRRWGVIPADLFDGSPAAVLTPATALFVHGSWVHLLGNMLFLHVFGPMTEARMGRVRFALCCAGCGYLALLGYAAANAGSERSLVGASGAISAVLGAFLFLFPRGRVTSLLPFALFLPVRLPAWVVLPFWAALQWAAAGRTAEGGPGVAHLAHLVGFGLGIGCAWVWRGGATTVKSAPAPAPEGENQP, from the coding sequence ATGATCCGCAACTGGGCCGCGACGGCCGCCGGGGCGATCCGGACCACCCCCGCGCCGGTCACCCGCACCCTGATCGTGCTGTGCTGCCTGGTCTTCCTCGTCGGGCCGGCCTCGGGACTGCACCCGGCCCACGGCTCCGGGGACGAGCTGCTGGCGGCCCAGCGCGCCTACTTCCGCCGCTGGGGCGTGATCCCCGCAGACCTGTTCGACGGGTCCCCCGCGGCCGTCCTCACCCCCGCCACGGCACTGTTCGTACACGGCAGCTGGGTGCACCTGCTCGGCAACATGCTGTTCCTCCACGTGTTCGGACCAATGACCGAGGCACGGATGGGCCGCGTGCGGTTCGCCCTCTGCTGCGCGGGCTGCGGCTACCTCGCCCTGCTGGGGTACGCCGCCGCCAACGCCGGCTCCGAGCGGTCCCTGGTCGGGGCCTCGGGAGCGATCTCGGCGGTCCTCGGAGCGTTCCTGTTCCTGTTCCCCCGGGGGCGGGTCACCAGTCTCCTGCCGTTCGCGCTCTTCCTGCCGGTACGGCTGCCCGCGTGGGTGGTCCTGCCGTTCTGGGCGGCCCTGCAGTGGGCGGCCGCGGGACGCACGGCTGAGGGCGGGCCGGGCGTGGCCCATCTGGCGCACCTCGTGGGCTTCGGCCTGGGGATCGGCTGCGCATGGGTGTGGCGCGGCGGGGCGACTACAGTGAAGTCCGCCCCTGCTCCGGCTCCCGAGGGAGAGAACCAGCCGTGA
- a CDS encoding Lrp/AsnC family transcriptional regulator, protein MITAIVLIKTSVDRIPEIAEQIAALDSVSEVFSVTGTYDLIAMVRVREHEDLAEVIPGRISKIQGVEGTDTHVAFRTYSQHDLEAAFAIGLDS, encoded by the coding sequence GTGATCACCGCGATCGTCCTCATCAAGACCAGCGTGGACCGGATCCCCGAGATCGCGGAACAGATCGCCGCGCTGGACAGCGTCAGCGAGGTCTTCTCCGTCACCGGCACCTACGACCTGATCGCCATGGTGCGGGTCCGCGAGCACGAGGACCTGGCGGAGGTCATCCCTGGCCGGATCAGCAAGATCCAGGGGGTCGAGGGCACGGACACGCACGTGGCGTTCCGCACGTACTCCCAGCACGACCTGGAGGCGGCGTTCGCCATCGGCCTGGACAGCTAG
- a CDS encoding aminotransferase class V-fold PLP-dependent enzyme: MSVSAVAAAPTVRAPLPVLGRDVAVPLVTGGEVTYAALDYAASAPALQRVWDDVAAYAPYYGSVHRGAGYLSQLSTDLFENARRTVAEFLDCRSGDQVVFTRSTTDSLNLLAAALPEGCEVFVFETEHHASLLPWRGVRVTYLDAPGSPAQAVATLERALADRDPYGPALVCVTGASNVTGELWPVRELAAAAHAHGARIVLDAAQLAPHRAVSVRDLDVDWVAFSGHKLYAPFGSGVLAGRADWLRVAEPYLAGGGASRKVARRADGGVDVEWHDGVARHEAGSPNVIGAHAVASACTALAEAGFDALAAREDALVSAVREGLADVAEVRFLSLFGDDAPRVGVLSFVVDGWNSSHFSAALSAEYGIGVRDGLFCAHPLVRRLVGSEAGGQGECGAPDAGSLNAIRVSFGAGTPDEHVERFVRAVRELVRDGARWTYRTVEGRCVPDTSARA; the protein is encoded by the coding sequence ATGTCCGTCTCCGCCGTTGCCGCCGCCCCCACCGTCCGTGCCCCGCTGCCCGTCCTCGGCCGGGACGTCGCCGTCCCGCTCGTCACCGGCGGCGAGGTCACCTACGCCGCGCTCGACTACGCCGCCAGCGCCCCCGCCCTCCAGCGGGTCTGGGACGACGTGGCCGCGTACGCCCCGTACTACGGCAGCGTCCACCGGGGCGCCGGGTACCTGTCGCAGCTGTCCACCGACCTGTTCGAGAACGCCCGCCGGACGGTCGCCGAGTTCCTCGACTGCCGCAGCGGGGACCAGGTGGTGTTCACCCGGTCCACCACCGACTCCCTGAACCTGCTCGCCGCCGCCCTGCCCGAGGGCTGCGAGGTCTTCGTCTTCGAGACCGAGCACCACGCCTCCCTGCTGCCCTGGCGGGGTGTCCGGGTGACGTACCTGGACGCGCCGGGCAGCCCCGCGCAGGCCGTCGCGACCCTGGAGCGCGCCCTCGCCGACCGTGACCCCTACGGCCCGGCCCTGGTCTGCGTGACCGGCGCCTCCAACGTCACCGGTGAGCTGTGGCCGGTCCGCGAACTGGCCGCCGCCGCGCACGCGCACGGCGCCCGGATCGTGCTGGACGCCGCCCAGCTCGCCCCGCACCGCGCGGTGAGCGTGCGCGACCTGGACGTCGACTGGGTCGCCTTCTCCGGACACAAGCTGTACGCCCCCTTCGGCTCCGGAGTGCTGGCAGGGCGCGCCGACTGGCTGCGCGTGGCCGAGCCCTACCTCGCGGGCGGCGGCGCCAGCCGCAAGGTCGCCCGGCGCGCGGACGGCGGGGTGGACGTGGAGTGGCACGACGGCGTCGCCCGCCACGAGGCCGGCTCGCCCAACGTCATCGGTGCCCACGCCGTCGCCTCCGCCTGCACGGCGCTCGCCGAGGCCGGCTTCGACGCGCTGGCGGCGCGGGAGGACGCGCTGGTCAGCGCGGTGCGGGAAGGGCTGGCGGACGTGGCGGAGGTGCGGTTCCTGTCGCTGTTCGGCGACGACGCGCCGCGGGTCGGGGTGCTGTCCTTCGTGGTCGACGGCTGGAACAGCTCCCACTTCTCGGCGGCGCTGTCCGCGGAGTACGGCATCGGTGTGCGGGACGGGCTGTTCTGCGCGCACCCGCTGGTGCGGCGGCTGGTGGGCAGCGAGGCCGGGGGGCAGGGGGAGTGCGGGGCGCCGGACGCGGGGTCGTTGAACGCGATTCGGGTCAGCTTCGGGGCCGGGACGCCGGACGAGCATGTGGAGCGGTTCGTGCGGGCGGTGCGGGAGCTGGTCCGTGACGGTGCGCGGTGGACCTACCGGACGGTGGAGGGGCGGTGCGTGCCGGACACGTCGGCGCGGGCGTAG
- the trpD gene encoding anthranilate phosphoribosyltransferase yields MSAVTPAGGDNAAGRSWPALLNGLLDGRNLSADDTAWAMDLIMRGEATDAQIAGFAVSLRAKGETVEEITGCVRALYAHANVIDVPGATVDIVGTGGDGAKTVNISTMSSIVVAGAGAKVVKHGNRAASSASGASDVLEKLGVNLELTPRRVAEVAEEAGITFCFAVRFHPALRHVAAARGQLGIRTVFNFLGPLANPAQVKAQAVGVADPRMAPIMAGVFAGRGHSSLVFRGDDGLDELTTTGTSRVWVVRDGAVTEESFDPRDVGIELVPVEALRGADASYNAEVARRLLDGERGPVRDAVLLNSAAALVALEPGGGTLTEQIRAGMDKAAESIDSGSAKRVLERWVAVSNA; encoded by the coding sequence ATGAGCGCTGTGACCCCCGCTGGAGGCGACAACGCGGCGGGCCGCTCCTGGCCCGCCCTGCTGAACGGCCTCCTGGACGGACGGAACCTGTCCGCCGACGACACCGCCTGGGCGATGGACCTGATCATGCGGGGCGAGGCGACCGACGCGCAGATCGCCGGCTTCGCGGTGTCCCTGCGCGCCAAGGGAGAGACGGTCGAGGAGATCACCGGCTGCGTCCGGGCGCTGTACGCCCACGCCAACGTCATCGACGTGCCGGGCGCCACCGTCGACATCGTCGGCACCGGCGGCGACGGCGCCAAGACGGTGAACATCTCCACCATGTCCTCCATCGTCGTGGCCGGCGCCGGCGCGAAGGTCGTCAAGCACGGCAACCGCGCCGCGTCCTCCGCCTCCGGCGCCTCCGACGTCCTGGAGAAGCTGGGCGTCAACCTCGAACTCACCCCGCGCCGGGTCGCCGAGGTCGCCGAGGAGGCCGGGATCACCTTCTGCTTCGCGGTGAGGTTCCACCCGGCGCTGCGCCACGTGGCCGCCGCCCGCGGCCAGCTCGGCATCCGCACGGTGTTCAACTTCCTCGGCCCGCTGGCCAATCCGGCCCAGGTCAAGGCCCAGGCGGTCGGCGTCGCCGACCCGCGGATGGCGCCCATCATGGCCGGGGTGTTCGCCGGGCGCGGCCACTCCTCCCTGGTGTTCCGCGGCGACGACGGCCTGGACGAGCTGACCACCACCGGTACCTCCCGGGTGTGGGTGGTCCGCGACGGCGCGGTGACCGAGGAGAGCTTCGACCCGCGTGACGTCGGCATCGAGCTGGTGCCGGTGGAGGCTCTGCGCGGCGCCGACGCCTCCTACAACGCCGAGGTCGCCCGCCGGCTGCTGGACGGCGAGCGGGGCCCGGTGCGGGACGCGGTGCTGCTGAACTCCGCGGCGGCGCTGGTGGCGCTGGAGCCGGGCGGCGGCACGCTCACCGAACAGATCCGCGCCGGGATGGACAAGGCGGCCGAGTCGATCGACTCCGGCTCGGCCAAGCGCGTCCTGGAGCGCTGGGTGGCCGTCAGCAACGCCTGA
- the qcrB gene encoding cytochrome bc1 complex cytochrome b subunit, giving the protein MSTTTSTDSRSRGKAPAGERVADWADGRLGIYSLAKANMRKIFPDHWSFMLGEICLYSFIIIILTGVYLTLFFHPSMNEVEYHGSYVPLQGQLMSEAYKSTLDISFDVRGGLLIRQIHHWAALIFVAGMFVHMMRVFFTGAFRKPREINWLFGFLLLVLGMFTGFTGYSLPDDLLSGTGIRFMEGAILSVPIVGTYLSFFLFGGEFPGDDFVARFFSIHVLLLPGIMLGLVVAHLILVFYHKHTQFAGPGKTNKNVVGMPLLPVYMAKAGGFFFLVFGVLAAVAAIATINPIWAIGPYRPDMVSTGAQPDWYMGFSEGLIRVMPGWEINFWGHTLVLGVFIPLMIFPLVLAAIAVYPFIESWVTGDKREHHILDRPRNAPTRTAFGVAWMTLYFVLLVGGGNDIWATHFHLSINAITWFVRIAFFVAPVVAFIVTKRICLGLQRRDKEKVLHGRESGIIKRLPHGEFIEVHEPLSQEQLYTLTAHEQPKPLEIGPEVDENGVRRKVKAGEKLRAKLSKGFYGEESQVPKPTVEEYKEITSGHGHH; this is encoded by the coding sequence ATGAGTACTACGACCAGCACCGATTCCCGCTCGCGCGGGAAGGCACCGGCCGGTGAGCGGGTCGCCGACTGGGCGGACGGCCGGCTGGGGATCTACTCCCTGGCCAAGGCCAACATGCGCAAGATCTTCCCCGACCACTGGTCGTTCATGCTGGGTGAGATCTGCCTGTACAGCTTCATCATCATCATCCTCACGGGTGTGTACCTGACGCTGTTCTTCCACCCGTCGATGAACGAGGTGGAGTACCACGGCAGCTACGTCCCGCTGCAGGGCCAGCTGATGAGTGAGGCCTACAAGTCGACGCTGGACATCAGCTTCGACGTCCGTGGCGGTCTGCTCATCCGGCAGATCCACCACTGGGCCGCGCTGATCTTCGTGGCCGGCATGTTCGTGCACATGATGCGCGTGTTCTTCACCGGCGCGTTCCGCAAGCCGCGTGAGATCAACTGGCTGTTCGGCTTCCTGCTGCTCGTCCTGGGCATGTTCACCGGTTTCACCGGCTACTCGCTCCCGGACGACCTGCTCTCCGGCACCGGTATCCGCTTCATGGAGGGCGCGATCCTGTCCGTGCCGATCGTCGGCACGTACCTCTCGTTCTTCCTCTTCGGCGGCGAGTTCCCCGGCGACGACTTCGTGGCCCGGTTCTTCTCGATCCACGTCCTGCTGCTGCCGGGCATCATGCTCGGCCTCGTGGTGGCGCACCTGATCCTGGTCTTCTACCACAAGCACACGCAGTTCGCGGGCCCCGGAAAGACCAACAAGAACGTGGTCGGCATGCCGCTGCTGCCGGTGTACATGGCCAAGGCCGGAGGCTTCTTCTTCCTGGTCTTCGGTGTGCTCGCGGCCGTGGCCGCGATCGCCACGATCAACCCGATCTGGGCCATCGGCCCCTACCGGCCGGACATGGTCTCCACCGGTGCCCAGCCGGACTGGTACATGGGCTTCTCCGAGGGCCTGATCCGTGTCATGCCGGGCTGGGAGATCAACTTCTGGGGTCACACGCTCGTCCTGGGCGTGTTCATCCCGCTGATGATCTTCCCGCTGGTCCTGGCGGCCATCGCGGTGTACCCGTTCATCGAGTCCTGGGTCACCGGCGACAAGCGCGAGCACCACATCCTGGACCGCCCGCGCAACGCCCCGACGCGCACCGCGTTCGGTGTCGCCTGGATGACGCTGTACTTCGTGCTCCTCGTCGGCGGCGGCAACGACATCTGGGCCACGCACTTCCACCTGTCGATCAACGCGATCACCTGGTTCGTCCGCATCGCGTTCTTCGTCGCCCCGGTCGTGGCGTTCATCGTCACCAAGCGCATCTGCCTCGGCCTGCAGCGCCGGGACAAGGAGAAGGTGCTGCACGGCCGCGAGTCGGGCATCATCAAGCGCCTGCCGCACGGTGAGTTCATCGAGGTGCACGAGCCGCTCAGCCAGGAGCAGCTCTACACCCTCACCGCGCACGAGCAGCCGAAGCCGCTCGAGATCGGCCCGGAGGTCGACGAGAACGGCGTCCGGCGCAAGGTGAAGGCCGGCGAGAAGCTGCGCGCGAAGCTCAGCAAGGGCTTCTACGGCGAGGAGTCCCAGGTTCCGAAGCCGACCGTCGAGGAGTACAAGGAGATCACGAGCGGCCACGGCCACCACTGA
- the qcrA gene encoding cytochrome bc1 complex Rieske iron-sulfur subunit: MSSQDIPEENLPAAQDTGHGAVKLANEQNPFADPGLPPHEPRIQDIDERAAKRSERTVALLFTVSMLATVGFIASYVTIPVDKSVYIWPLGHISALNFALGMTLGLALFCIGAGAVHWARTLMSDHELADERHPIEAAPEVRAKVMDDFRQGAKESVIGRRKLIRNTMFGALALFPLSGVVLLRDLGPLPEDKLRHTLWGKGKLLVNMNTNEPLRPSDLIVGSLTFAKPEGLEEHDHGFQTEIAKAALMLVRIQPDDIKDKRSLEWSHEGILAYSKICTHVGCPISLYEQQTHHALCPCHQSTFDLSDGAKVIFGPAGHPLPQLRIGVNDEGYLEALGDFEEPVGPAFWERG, translated from the coding sequence ATGAGTAGCCAAGACATTCCCGAAGAGAACCTGCCCGCAGCGCAGGACACCGGCCACGGAGCGGTGAAGCTCGCCAACGAGCAGAACCCGTTCGCCGACCCCGGCCTGCCGCCGCACGAGCCGCGGATCCAGGACATCGACGAGCGGGCCGCCAAGCGGTCCGAGCGTACGGTCGCCCTGCTGTTCACGGTGTCGATGCTGGCCACCGTCGGCTTCATCGCCTCGTACGTGACCATCCCGGTCGACAAGTCGGTCTACATCTGGCCGCTCGGTCACATCAGCGCGCTGAACTTCGCGCTGGGCATGACGCTCGGCCTGGCCCTGTTCTGCATCGGCGCCGGCGCGGTCCACTGGGCCCGCACGCTGATGTCGGACCACGAGCTGGCCGACGAGCGTCACCCGATCGAGGCCGCTCCCGAGGTCCGGGCGAAGGTCATGGACGACTTCCGCCAGGGCGCCAAGGAGTCGGTGATCGGCCGCCGGAAGCTGATCCGCAACACCATGTTCGGCGCGCTGGCGCTGTTCCCGCTCTCCGGCGTGGTGCTGCTGCGCGACCTCGGGCCGCTGCCCGAGGACAAGCTGCGCCACACCCTGTGGGGCAAGGGCAAGCTGCTCGTCAACATGAACACCAACGAGCCGCTGCGCCCGTCGGACCTGATCGTGGGTTCGCTGACCTTCGCCAAGCCCGAAGGCCTGGAGGAGCACGACCACGGGTTCCAGACCGAGATCGCCAAGGCCGCCCTGATGCTGGTCCGCATCCAGCCGGACGACATCAAGGACAAGCGCTCGCTCGAGTGGTCGCACGAGGGCATCCTGGCCTACTCGAAGATCTGCACCCACGTCGGTTGCCCGATCTCCCTGTACGAGCAGCAGACGCACCACGCCCTGTGCCCCTGCCACCAGTCCACCTTCGACCTCTCCGACGGCGCCAAGGTGATCTTCGGTCCCGCCGGTCACCCGTTGCCGCAGCTGCGCATCGGCGTGAACGACGAGGGTTACCTCGAAGCGCTCGGCGACTTCGAAGAGCCCGTCGGCCCTGCTTTCTGGGAGCGCGGATGA
- the qcrC gene encoding cytochrome bc1 complex diheme cytochrome c subunit, whose protein sequence is MKKLSARRRHPLAALVVLLLALACTGGLYAVFAPADKAQADETAQSLTIKEGQKLYTVGCASCHGTGGQGTSDGPSLVGVGAAAVDFQVSTGRMPAATSQSAQIPRKKNIYSQAEIDQLAAYIASLGAGPAIPTEAQYGPEGADAAKGGELFRNNCAQCHNFTGKGGALTHGKYAPNLDGVSPKHIYEAMLTGPQNMPSFPDTTLSEQNKKDVIAYVKAVNGEDTESPGGLSLGGLGPVSEGLFAWIFGLGALIAVAVWVAARTAKAKKS, encoded by the coding sequence GTGAAAAAGCTCTCCGCACGACGACGCCATCCGCTGGCGGCGCTCGTCGTCCTACTCCTCGCGCTGGCATGCACCGGGGGGCTGTACGCCGTGTTCGCACCCGCGGACAAGGCGCAGGCCGACGAAACCGCCCAGTCCCTCACGATCAAGGAGGGCCAGAAGCTCTACACGGTCGGCTGCGCCAGCTGCCACGGCACCGGTGGTCAGGGCACGTCCGACGGCCCCAGCCTGGTGGGCGTGGGCGCCGCGGCGGTCGACTTCCAGGTGAGCACCGGCCGCATGCCGGCCGCCACCTCGCAGAGCGCGCAGATCCCGCGCAAGAAGAACATCTACAGCCAGGCCGAGATCGACCAGCTGGCGGCGTACATCGCCTCCCTGGGCGCCGGCCCGGCCATCCCGACGGAGGCGCAGTACGGCCCCGAGGGTGCCGACGCCGCCAAGGGCGGTGAGCTGTTCCGCAACAACTGCGCGCAGTGCCACAACTTCACCGGCAAGGGCGGTGCGCTCACGCACGGCAAGTACGCCCCGAACCTGGACGGCGTCTCGCCCAAGCACATCTACGAGGCCATGCTCACCGGCCCGCAGAACATGCCCTCCTTCCCCGACACCACCCTGTCGGAGCAGAACAAGAAGGACGTCATCGCCTACGTGAAGGCGGTCAACGGCGAGGACACCGAGAGCCCCGGCGGCCTGTCGCTGGGCGGCCTCGGCCCCGTCTCCGAAGGTCTGTTCGCCTGGATCTTCGGACTGGGCGCCCTGATCGCGGTCGCCGTCTGGGTCGCCGCTCGGACCGCAAAGGCCAAGAAGTCATGA